ATAACCACTGGCTGACCGTCGAATGGTTAATCGGGCTGACCTTCGTCGGCGGGATCGGCGCGGCGCTGTTTGGTCCTGCCTGGCAGGCGATTGTGCCGGAGCTGGTACCGCGTCATGAGTTGAAAAACGCCGTGGCGCTCAACTCGCTCGGCATCAACATCGCGCGCGCCATTGGTCCGGCTACGGGCGGATTGCTGCTGGCCAGTTTTGGGGCGATGGCGGCCTACGGAGCGGATGTGGCGAGCTACTTTTTCGTTATCGCCGCGCTGCTGTACTGGAAGCGTCCGGCGAAAGCCAAAACCGAGCTGAATGAACACTTCTTCGGCGCGTTCCGTGCTGGCTTGCGTTACGTGCGCGCCAGCCACGATCTGCACCGCGTGTTATTGCGTGCCGCGCTGTACTTCGCCTTCGCCAGCGCCATGTGGGCGTTACTGCCGTTAGTCGCCCGCAACATGCTGCAAGGCACCGCTGGCTTCTACGGCTTGCTGCTCGGCGCGGTGGGCGGCGGTGCCATTGCCGGCGCGCTGCTGCTGCCGCGTCTGCGCAGCGCAATGAGTCATGATGGCCTGCTGCTGCTCTCTGCGGTGCTGAGCGCGCTAGTGATGCTGGGATTAGCCATGAGTCCGCCGCAGTGGCTGGCGCTGCTGCTGATGCTGGTATTGGGCGTGGGCTGGATTATCGCGCTCACGACGTTGAACGGCGTCGCGCAAGCGGTGCTGCCCGATTGGGTGCGCGGTCGCGGTTTAGCGGTCTATTTGATGGTGTTCAACGGCACGCTAGCGGGCGGCAGCCTGGCATGGGGCTTAATCGCCCAACATATCGGCCTGGCCAATACGCTGCTGATCGCCGGAGCGGGCCTGATTATCAGCGCGCTGCTGCTGAAACGTCTAGTGTTGCCAGCCGGTGAAGCCGATCTGCAGCCGGCGCTGCACTGGGTGGAACCGCAGGTGGATGCCAACCTCGATGTGCGTCAGGGGCCGGTATTGATTCAGATTCGCTATCGCGTGATGCCAGAAGATCGCGCCGCGTTCAAACTGGCTATTCATAAGCTGGCGCAGTCACGCCGCCGCGATGGCGCTTACTCATGGGGATTGATGGCGCAAACTGACGACCCCAACGCGCTGCTGGAGTGGTTTCTGGTGGAGTCGTGGCAGGAGCATTTGCGTCAGCACCAGCGCGTTTCCCACGCTGATGCTGCGCTGCAACAGGCGGTGCTGCAATATCATCAGGGCGAAGATGCCCCGCAGGTCAGCCACCATATCGCCATCTGATTACGCGGGCAGGTAGATATCATGCAAACCTGGCAGCGTGAGGAGATGCTCACGCCACCAGGTGGCGGCATTACCGCAGGCGCTTTCGTTCCATGCCAGGTACGCCATATCGCGACGGCATTCGCTATCCAGCTGGCGCGCCACCAGCGCCCCACTTGCCAGATGTGGACGTGCCAGATAGAGCGGCAAATAGCCGCAGCCAAGGCCATCCAGCTGCGCCTGCAGCTTGGTGGGGAAATCGTGCACGCTCAAGGTTTTCTGTTCATCCAGCACGCGTAAATCAACGCCCGCCCCGTGACGCGAGGAGTCGTGCACGGTGACGGCGCGATACTGGCGAATCAGTTCGCGCTGCAGCGGCTCCGCTGCACTGGCTAACGGATGCCCGGGCGCAACCGCGAACACGTATTCCAGCCAGCCCAGCGGTTGGCAGACGATCTCTTTGCGCGTGGCGGGCTCTTGCACCGCGCCAAAGACAATGTCCGCTTCGCCATAGTTTAGCGCTTCCCAGCAGCCGGAGAGCACGTCCTGACGGAACTGCAGCTGGGTATGTGGATGCTGCTGATAAAACGCATCAATCAACGGCGTCAGCAGGCTAAACGGCACGGAGGCATCTACGCTTATTACCAGCTGGCTTTCCCAACCGCTCTCCACGTAGCGCGCCTGCTGTTCCAGTTCATTCACCGCGCGCAGCAGCGTGCGCCCTTTATCGAGCATCAGGCGCCCGGTCGGCGTAAAGGTGGCGCGATGACCAGAACGATCGAGCAGCGTGATTTTCAGGTCGCTCTCCATCTTCTGCACGGTGTAACTCAATGCCGAGGCGGTTTTGAATAGTCGCGCGGCCGCCGCCGCAAAGGTGCCGTGGCGATCCAGCGCGTCCAGAATCAACAGCGCCTCAAGGTTTAAACGCATTGCCCCTCCTCCCCAAAAATTGTTGAACAACAAGCCAAAAACAATCCGTTATCAATAACTGCTCTCATTTCGTATTTTTTTAACCAACGAAGCAAGCGCTTTAACACTGACTCAGCCACGCAATGCGAAATCTTTTGGAGAAAAACCATGACAACGGCCTCACTGATTTTCACTAACGGCAAGTTCCACACGGTAGATCGTGCCAATCCGCTGGCCACAGCGGTGGCGATTAAAGACGGCAAATTTCTCGCGGTCGGCAGTGAAGCCGAGGTGATGCGCTTCGCCGGAAGTGACACACAAATTATTGATGCCAAAGGTCACACCGGTATTCCTGGCCTCAACGATTCGCATCTGCACCTGATTCGCGGCGGGCTGAATTACAATCTTGAGCTGCGCTGGGAAGGCGTGCCGTCGCTGGTGGATGCGTTGCGCATGCTGCGTGACCAGGCGCTGCGCACGCCGTCGCCGCAGTGGGTGCGCGTGGTCGGCGGCTGGACCGAGTTCCAGTTTGCCGAACGCCGCATGCCGACGCTGGATGAGATCAACGCCGCCGCGCCTGACACGCCGGTATTTATCCTGCACCTGTACGATCGCGCCCTGCTCAACCGCGCCGCGCTGCGCGTGGTGGGTTACACCAAAGACACGCCGAACCCGCCGGGTGGCGAGATTCAGCGCGACAGCAACGGCAATCCAACCGGGATGCTGATCGCCCGTCCTAACGCCATGCTGCTGTACGCCACGCTGGCGAAAGGTCCAAAACTGCCGCTGGAGCAGCAGGTGAACTCGACGCGTCAGTTTATGCGTGAGCTAAATCGCCTCGGCCTGACCAGCGCTATCGATGCCGGCGGTGGTTTCCAAAACTTTCCAGATGATTACGATGTGATTTCCGAACTGCATGCCAAAAAGCAGCTGACGGTGCGCATTGCCTACAACCTTTTCACCCAGAATCCCGGCCATGAACTGCAGGATTTCGAACGCTGGACCGATATGCTGAAGCCCGGCCAGGGCACCGATTTCCTGCGTCACAACGGCGCCGGGGAAATGCTGGTGTTCTCAGCCGCCGATTTTGAAGATTTTCTCGAACCGCGTCCGGATTTAGCGCCCGGCATGGAAGATGAGCTGGAGCGCGTGGTGCGCCATTTGGTGGAACACCGCTGGCCGTTCCGCCTGCATGCCACCTATAACGAATCGATTAGCCGCATGCTCGACGTTTTCGAGAAAGTGAACCGCGATATTCCGTTCAACGGTTTGCACTGGTTCTTCGACCACGCGGAGACCATCACTGAAGCCAATATTGAACGCGTGAAGGCGCTCGGCGGCGGCCTGGCGGTGCAGCATCGTATGGCGTTTCAGGGCGAATATTTTGTCGATCGCTACGGCAAAGAGGCAGCAAAACAGACGCCGCCGGTGGCGCGCATGCTGGAAGCCGGGGTGCCGGTAGGATTGGGTACCGATGCCACGCGTGTCGCCAGCTACAACCCGTGGACCGCGCTCTACTGGCTGGTGTCCGGTCGCACCGTCGGCGGCATGCAACTGTACGATGATAATGCACGCATTGACCGCGAAACCGCGCTGATGCTGTGGACCAAAGGTAGCGCCTGGTTCTCCAATGAGCAGAGCGCTAAGGGCGAGATCAAAGTCGGCCAGCTGGCGGATCTGGTGCTGCTGTCGAAAGATTTCTTCAGCGTGCCGGAAGAGGAGATCAAAGGCATTGAATCGGTGTTGACGCTGGTGGATGGCGAAGTAGTTTATGCCGCGGGTGGCTTCACGCCGCTGTCACCGCCGCCGGTGCCGGTGCTGCCCGAGTGGTCACCGGTGGTAACGGTGCCAGGCCACTATCGCAGCGCCCCGCCGCAGGCCAATGGCCGCGCTGCGATGATGCCGAAAGTGCATCAGTGCAGCGGACCGTGCGGCGTGCATAGTCACGCGCACGATGTCGCACGCCAGTCATCGGTGCCGGTGTCGGATAATAATGCGTTCTGGGGCGCGCTAGGCTGTTCGTGTTTTGCGTTTTAGTCCTCTGCGGGCTGGTGCCCTCACCCTGACCCTCTCCCACAGGGAGAGGGAAACGCTGCCACATGTAATAACGTATTCGCTCGGTCTGTTCCCTCTCCCGCTTGCGGGAGAGGGCCAGGGTGAGGGCATCAAAGCGCAGAGGATGCCAACCCAAACCCCTGCTTACCGTTCTTCTTAATCTGATACATCGCCTCATCGGCACGCGTCAGCGCATCATCAAAACCGTCACGCTCCTGCACTTGGGTAATACCAATCGACGCGCCAATCTGCGCGTGACCGTTATCAATATCAAACGGCGTCAGCGCCGCATCCAGCACCGCCTGCAGCATAATTCGCACTTTGGGATAGTCGATAAGAAACGGCATCAGCAGCACAAACTCATCGCCGCCCAGGCGGCCAATCACCACGTTCGGTGGCACCACGTCGATGATGCGCTGGCTAAGCTGAATCAGCACCTCATCGCCGCTGCGGTGTCCCAGCGTGTCGTTAACATGTTTAAAGTTGTCGAGATCAATAAACGCCACACACAGCGGTCCCAACGCTTTCAGCTTGCTGAACTGCGTGTGCAACGCGTGGCGGTTGGTCAGCCCGGTCAGCGGATCGTGATGCGCCAAAGACGAGAGCTGCGCTTCGTACTGCTTCTCTTTGGTCATATCAATGTGCGTGCCGGTGACCTTGATCGGGTTGCCTGCCTCGTCCCATTCGGTGACGCGCCCGCGATCCAGCACCCATTTAATCTGGTCATTCTTGCCCAGCATGCGGTGCAGCGCTTCGTAGTAAGGCGCGCGCCCTTCAATGTGATCGTAAAAGGCTTTCAGCACTTCGTCAGCGTCGTCCGGATGCAGGCGTTCGCGCCACACGTCGAACTGCGCTTTGGTCTCTTTCGGCTGGAAACCCAGCATTGCGCCCCAGCGACGATTAAAAATCACCAGCTTGCCGCTGGGAATATCCAGCTGCCACAAACAAAGACCGGTTCCGTCCAGCGCTGCACTCAGCTTGTTACGCGCGTCATGCGCTATACGCTTCAATCGCGCATTATGCTTTTTCAGGTTTTGAATCTGCTGACGCAGCGCTTCTTCGGACATGATTGGCTGAGGGAGAGGAAATAAGCGCTATTTTGCCTGCCAGGAAGTTTCTGTAAATAAAACAAATGAAAAGCCGATTAGCAGCGGTAAATTGCGCCGACTTCAGGAGTAACGTCGAAACTATGCAGCAAAAACAGCTGACTTAACTTAATTAAGTACCAGCCAAAAGTACATCACTTCCCCTTCTCGTGCGCGGCTGCGCTTTTTCATAACAAACCGTCCTAAGGCGCAACTAAGAAAATTCTTAGTTTTATTTAATTATTGTTGTGCTGCGTGCCGCTGTGAGAAGTCATCTGGCGCATTGAAGTCGCGTCGATAGGCTGCACCGCCACGCTGGCCGTGCATGACGCAGGCATTGATGACTGAGAACTGATTCGTGGGCAAACGCATTCTAAGCATGATTTTTCTATTGGGCTTTTCCCTCTCTGCCTGGAGTGCATCCCCGCTCAATTTCACACCGCGTTATGGCTTAGTGGCGCCGGAAGTCACCCTGAATCCTGCCAGTCAGCAATGGCAAACGCGCCATAAGGTGTTACGCGTTGGCATCTGGAGCCACTCGTTGCCGCCCTATTCGGTTGAGCTGGAAAAAGATGCCTTCGAAGGCTTATCGGCCGACTATCTCGCCATCATCGCCAAAACACTGAACCTGCCGGTAGAGATCAAAAAATTCGATAGCCGCTTAGAGCTGGTTGATGCACTGAATAATCAGCAAGTCGATTTAATTCCTTACTACCCGCAGTCCGCCAATCACCAGACCAAACTGG
The sequence above is drawn from the Pantoea nemavictus genome and encodes:
- a CDS encoding LysR substrate-binding domain-containing protein; protein product: MRLNLEALLILDALDRHGTFAAAAARLFKTASALSYTVQKMESDLKITLLDRSGHRATFTPTGRLMLDKGRTLLRAVNELEQQARYVESGWESQLVISVDASVPFSLLTPLIDAFYQQHPHTQLQFRQDVLSGCWEALNYGEADIVFGAVQEPATRKEIVCQPLGWLEYVFAVAPGHPLASAAEPLQRELIRQYRAVTVHDSSRHGAGVDLRVLDEQKTLSVHDFPTKLQAQLDGLGCGYLPLYLARPHLASGALVARQLDSECRRDMAYLAWNESACGNAATWWREHLLTLPGLHDIYLPA
- a CDS encoding amidohydrolase, whose protein sequence is MTTASLIFTNGKFHTVDRANPLATAVAIKDGKFLAVGSEAEVMRFAGSDTQIIDAKGHTGIPGLNDSHLHLIRGGLNYNLELRWEGVPSLVDALRMLRDQALRTPSPQWVRVVGGWTEFQFAERRMPTLDEINAAAPDTPVFILHLYDRALLNRAALRVVGYTKDTPNPPGGEIQRDSNGNPTGMLIARPNAMLLYATLAKGPKLPLEQQVNSTRQFMRELNRLGLTSAIDAGGGFQNFPDDYDVISELHAKKQLTVRIAYNLFTQNPGHELQDFERWTDMLKPGQGTDFLRHNGAGEMLVFSAADFEDFLEPRPDLAPGMEDELERVVRHLVEHRWPFRLHATYNESISRMLDVFEKVNRDIPFNGLHWFFDHAETITEANIERVKALGGGLAVQHRMAFQGEYFVDRYGKEAAKQTPPVARMLEAGVPVGLGTDATRVASYNPWTALYWLVSGRTVGGMQLYDDNARIDRETALMLWTKGSAWFSNEQSAKGEIKVGQLADLVLLSKDFFSVPEEEIKGIESVLTLVDGEVVYAAGGFTPLSPPPVPVLPEWSPVVTVPGHYRSAPPQANGRAAMMPKVHQCSGPCGVHSHAHDVARQSSVPVSDNNAFWGALGCSCFAF
- a CDS encoding sensor domain-containing diguanylate cyclase, with the protein product MSEEALRQQIQNLKKHNARLKRIAHDARNKLSAALDGTGLCLWQLDIPSGKLVIFNRRWGAMLGFQPKETKAQFDVWRERLHPDDADEVLKAFYDHIEGRAPYYEALHRMLGKNDQIKWVLDRGRVTEWDEAGNPIKVTGTHIDMTKEKQYEAQLSSLAHHDPLTGLTNRHALHTQFSKLKALGPLCVAFIDLDNFKHVNDTLGHRSGDEVLIQLSQRIIDVVPPNVVIGRLGGDEFVLLMPFLIDYPKVRIMLQAVLDAALTPFDIDNGHAQIGASIGITQVQERDGFDDALTRADEAMYQIKKNGKQGFGLASSAL
- a CDS encoding MFS transporter: MSQPQSATPRSGAFSPFGYGLFALIWTASVLGNTGSFIRDVASAWLVTGLSDNPTAVALMQTAATLPVFLLALPAGVLSDIVDRRRLLIVVQILMASVSGTLLLLSHNHWLTVEWLIGLTFVGGIGAALFGPAWQAIVPELVPRHELKNAVALNSLGINIARAIGPATGGLLLASFGAMAAYGADVASYFFVIAALLYWKRPAKAKTELNEHFFGAFRAGLRYVRASHDLHRVLLRAALYFAFASAMWALLPLVARNMLQGTAGFYGLLLGAVGGGAIAGALLLPRLRSAMSHDGLLLLSAVLSALVMLGLAMSPPQWLALLLMLVLGVGWIIALTTLNGVAQAVLPDWVRGRGLAVYLMVFNGTLAGGSLAWGLIAQHIGLANTLLIAGAGLIISALLLKRLVLPAGEADLQPALHWVEPQVDANLDVRQGPVLIQIRYRVMPEDRAAFKLAIHKLAQSRRRDGAYSWGLMAQTDDPNALLEWFLVESWQEHLRQHQRVSHADAALQQAVLQYHQGEDAPQVSHHIAI